The window TGACGCGCTGGAGCGCGGCCAACTCCTGCTCCAGGGCTCCCGCGTGATCGACGGTGGCGTAGAGCACCGCCAGGTCCGCGCCACCGTCCGGAAGGCCGGCCATGGCGCCCGCGGCGGCCTCCTCGATGGCCGCCCGGGTCTCTGTTCGCGACGACTGTCCGACTCCGGCTTTCAGCATGAGTTCAGGGTATGCAAACCCGTGCCGCAGGTCAATCGAGGCGTCAGGGCACGCCCGCGAGGGGGCCGGCACGGGAAGTCCCGGCCGCGTTCTCGCGGGGAAGATGGCGCGGGTCCGGGCTATGGTCCGGGCCTCCCGGCTTTGCTATAAAGGCCGCATGAGAATCGTTCAGATACCGCTGCTAAGGGACAACTACGGCTACCTCCTGGTCTGCGAGAGGACCAACCAGGCGTGCATCGTGGACCCCTCCGAGGGCGAGCCTGTCTGGCGTACGGTACAGGAGGAGGGGGTCGATCTCGTCGGGATCCTCAACACCCACCATCACCGGGACCACACCGGCGGAAACGAGTACCTTCTCCGGCAGAATCCGGACCTGAAGGTGTTCGGCGCCAAGGTGGACGAGCACCGCATCCCCGGCATCACGCATCGCCTCATGGAGGGGGACGACATCGAGGTGGGGGAAGAGGGCGGGAACGTGCTGTTCATTCCGGGCCATACCATCGGCCACCTCGGCTTCGTGTTCCCCGGAATGCTCTTCAGCGGGGACGCCTTGTTCGCCGGCGGCTGCGGCCGGGTCTTCGAGGGAACCGCCGCGCAGATGACCTCCTCCCTGGACAAGCTCCGCGACCTCTCCGGCGACACCCTGGTCTACTGCGGCCACGAGTACACCGAGAAGAACCTCCAGTTCGCGCTGACCGTGGAACCCGGCAACGAGGAGATTCGCCGCCGGCTGGAGAACGTGCAGGCACTCCGGTCCAAGGACCAGTTCACGGTGCCCTCGCGCCTCGACGACGAGCTTGCGACCAATCCGTTCCTCCGCTGCGAAAGCGACGAGATCAAGGCGGGGATGGCCGACCGCTTTCCGGGCATCGGGACGGACCCCGTTTCCGTGTTCGCGAAGGTCCGGGAACTCAAGGACGCCTACTGAGATGCGGTTCGCGACTCTTGACGACGGCACCGTGGCCGCGGTCACATCAGCCGCCGGGATGGTGTCGTTGGGGGGCGTTTGCGGCTCGATGATCGATCTGGCGGCTTCCTTCGAGACGAACCGTGAGGCCGTCGAACGCGCCGTTTCGGAGAGCACCCCGACGGACCTCGAGGACGCGCGACTGGCGGCCCCGGTGCCGGCGCCTTCGAAGATCTGGGCCGCGGCGGGCAACTACAAGCGTGGCAGCGCGAACCTGACTAGTTCCGGAGGGCGGGGAGAGGCCCGGGAAAGGTCGCCGGACGAGTTGCTGGAGCACATCTTCCTCAAGCCGCCGTCCGCGGTTGTCGGTCCGGGGAAGGACATCATCATCCCACGCGACGCCGAAACCATCTTCCCGGAACTGGAATTGTGCGTCGTCATCGGGCGGGAATGCCGGGACCTTTCGGAGGACGTGGCCCTGGACGCCGTGTTCGGCTACAGCGTGATCCTGGACGTTACCGCCCGGGGGTACGGATCGGGCAAGAACCTCATGGGCACCCGCTGCGTGCGCAAGGGCTTCGACACCTTCGCGCCCGTGGGACCCTGGATCGTGACCCGTGATGAGATACCCGATCCGCAGGCCCTGGAGATGCGCCTGTGGGTCAACGGCGAATTGCGCCAATCCGCCAGCACCGGCGGCATGATCAACGGCGTGGCGCGGCTCGTGAGCTACCTCTCGCAGGTGGGGACCCTCAAGCCCGGCGACCTCATCGCCAGCGGGAATCCGGACTCCCCGGAGTTCCAGCAGCAACTGGCGGCCGGCGACGAGTTGGTGGCGGAGATCGAGGGTGTAGGGGAGCTTCGGCTGGGGGTCGCGCGCGCCGGCTAGCGGGCAAGGTGGCTGGACGGGTCGTGGTCACACCGGGGGAAGAGCGCATGACCGAGGACTTGCCCTTTCAGGATCAGGGTGCGACGACCTTGTGCTACGGCTGCGGGCCGGCCAACGAGCAGGGACTCCAGGTCAAGAGCCATTGGGACGGCGACGACGCCGTGTGCACGTGGACCGCGCAGCCGCATCACAGCGGCGGCACCCGTGATGTGGTGAACGGCGGTGTCATCGCGACGCTCCTCGACTGCCACAGCCTCAACCTAGCCATCGCCCGCGCCTACCAGGACGAGCAACGCCCCATCGGCAGCGCGCCGCGGGTGTTCTTCGTCACCGCCAGCATGAACATCAACTACCGCCGCCCGACCCCGCTGGGGAAACCCCTGGAGCTCCGCGCCACTCTCCGCAAGGTCGAGGGGCGCAAGACCCTCCTGCACTGCACGTTGAGCTGCGAGCGGCAGTTGTGCGCCGAAGCCGACGTGCTCGCCATCCGCATCCACCGCGACGAGTCCGTGGAGCCCACGCGCTAGTCTTACGAAACGTCATTCCCGCGAAAGCGGGAATGACGGATAAGCGCCTTCAGGTCGAAGGGCCGTGCCGCCAGTGCGACCAGAACGACACCACGAGGTAGTAGGCCGGGAAGAACAGCGAGGCCCAAGCCACGCCTGGTGGCGGGTCGGGCAGGTAGAAGACCACGACGAAGCAGAGTACCCCCCAAACCACTCCCAAAGTGATGGTCAGACCCTGGAGAAACGCATTCCGGCTCGGATACAGGTACCGGATGGGCACGAAGACCATCACCGACAACACGATGACCAGGAACGCGTTGAACCAGGGGCTCAATCCCAGCACGAAGCAATAAAACGCCACCACGTTCCAGTACGAAGGAAAGCCCAGGAAGAAATGGTCCGGGGTCTTGGCGCCGGCCTGCGAAAAACCGTACGCGCTCGCCAGGAGCGGCAGACACACGATCCACCACCCGTGCCCGGCGGGCAGCAGTCCCGCCCAGAGCAGCAGAAAGCAGGGCACGAGGACGTAGTTGAGGTAGTCGACGATGTCGTCCAAACGGGCGCCGTCAATACCGGGGATCTGCTCCTTGACCCGCGCCAGCCGCGCGAACGTTCCGTCGGTGGCGTCAAGGACGAGGGCCAAGCCCATGAGCGCCAGCGCCTCGCGATAATGGCCGCCGGCCACCAGCGCCAGCGTGAACACCGCCACCACCGCCCCAAGGGCCGTGTAGAGGTGTACCAGCCAGGCAAGCAGCAGTCGCAAAGGCAAGTGGGAGGGAGGCGCGGCTCCAGGCCGCTAGTTCTGCGTGGCGGAATAGCTCGCGCGGGTGCGCAGCCGTCCGATCCAGCCGGCCACGTTCTTGAAGTCCGGGTCCAAGGGCACCTGGAACCGCTCCAGCAGGGCGATATTGGGCATGTAGGCGATGTCGGCGAGGCTAAATGGGCCCGCCAGGTACTCCCGGCCCTGGAGTTGGGTATCGAGGGCGGCGAACGCCACTCCGATATTGGCCTGGGTCTCGCGTATCAGCGCGACGTCGCGCTCTTCCTCGGGCTTTCGGTATTCGTGAATCAGCGTCACGAATTGGGGATTGACGTGGTTGTCCCGATAGTCTTCCAACAGGCGCGCGGCGGCGCGGCTCTCGGAATCGGCGGGCAGAAGAGGCGGGTGAGGGTACTCGTCCTCCAGGTACTCGTTGATGATGGTGGAGTCGTAGACCACGAAGCCGTCGTCATCGAGGGCGGGCACTTGACCGAACGGATGGATCTTCAGATACTCCGGATCTTTCTGCTCCCGCTTCGACAGGTCGATCACGACGCTCTCGAATTCCAATCCCTTCTCCAGCAGGGCGATCCGCACCTTCAACGAGTTCGTTGAAGG of the Deltaproteobacteria bacterium genome contains:
- the gloB gene encoding hydroxyacylglutathione hydrolase; its protein translation is MRIVQIPLLRDNYGYLLVCERTNQACIVDPSEGEPVWRTVQEEGVDLVGILNTHHHRDHTGGNEYLLRQNPDLKVFGAKVDEHRIPGITHRLMEGDDIEVGEEGGNVLFIPGHTIGHLGFVFPGMLFSGDALFAGGCGRVFEGTAAQMTSSLDKLRDLSGDTLVYCGHEYTEKNLQFALTVEPGNEEIRRRLENVQALRSKDQFTVPSRLDDELATNPFLRCESDEIKAGMADRFPGIGTDPVSVFAKVRELKDAY
- a CDS encoding fumarylacetoacetate hydrolase family protein → MRFATLDDGTVAAVTSAAGMVSLGGVCGSMIDLAASFETNREAVERAVSESTPTDLEDARLAAPVPAPSKIWAAAGNYKRGSANLTSSGGRGEARERSPDELLEHIFLKPPSAVVGPGKDIIIPRDAETIFPELELCVVIGRECRDLSEDVALDAVFGYSVILDVTARGYGSGKNLMGTRCVRKGFDTFAPVGPWIVTRDEIPDPQALEMRLWVNGELRQSASTGGMINGVARLVSYLSQVGTLKPGDLIASGNPDSPEFQQQLAAGDELVAEIEGVGELRLGVARAG
- a CDS encoding PaaI family thioesterase, which produces MTEDLPFQDQGATTLCYGCGPANEQGLQVKSHWDGDDAVCTWTAQPHHSGGTRDVVNGGVIATLLDCHSLNLAIARAYQDEQRPIGSAPRVFFVTASMNINYRRPTPLGKPLELRATLRKVEGRKTLLHCTLSCERQLCAEADVLAIRIHRDESVEPTR
- a CDS encoding CDP-diacylglycerol O-phosphatidyltransferase — protein: MPLRLLLAWLVHLYTALGAVVAVFTLALVAGGHYREALALMGLALVLDATDGTFARLARVKEQIPGIDGARLDDIVDYLNYVLVPCFLLLWAGLLPAGHGWWIVCLPLLASAYGFSQAGAKTPDHFFLGFPSYWNVVAFYCFVLGLSPWFNAFLVIVLSVMVFVPIRYLYPSRNAFLQGLTITLGVVWGVLCFVVVFYLPDPPPGVAWASLFFPAYYLVVSFWSHWRHGPST
- a CDS encoding glutathione S-transferase family protein — translated: MKLYHFPPSTNSLKVRIALLEKGLEFESVVIDLSKREQKDPEYLKIHPFGQVPALDDDGFVVYDSTIINEYLEDEYPHPPLLPADSESRAAARLLEDYRDNHVNPQFVTLIHEYRKPEEERDVALIRETQANIGVAFAALDTQLQGREYLAGPFSLADIAYMPNIALLERFQVPLDPDFKNVAGWIGRLRTRASYSATQN